The stretch of DNA ATTTTTGGTGCCGATGTTCATGAATTATCTTGGTTTTGGATTATTGCCCCATTAATGGGTTTAATAGTTCAGCCAATAATTGGACATTACAGCGATAATACTTGGGGAAAATTTGGTAGAAGGAAACCTTACTTCTTAACTGGAGCTCTTTTAGCATCTATAGGTTTAGTGCTAATGCCACAAGCTGAAATTTTTATTGCGTTGATGCCAGCTCTTTGGGTTGGTGCGGGAATGTTAATGATTATGGATGCCTCTTTTAATATCGCAATGGAACCTTTCCGTGCATTAGTAGGAGATAATCTTAGAGCCGATCAACACACACTTGGTTTTAGTGTGCAAACTGCATTAATTGGTATTGGTGCTGTTGTAGGTTCATGGTTGCCATATGTTTTAACACATTGGTTTGGAATTAGTAATCAATCTACTGAAACATCAGCAGTTCCCCAAAACCTAATCTATTCTTTTATCATAGGAGCACTTATTTTAGTCGCTTCCATCTTAATTACAATATTTACAACCAAAGAATATTCACCTGAAGAATTAGCTCAATTTACTGAAGAGAAAATTAGTAATGAATCAGAAGAAGAAGTTAAAGAATCAAAATTAACTGATATTTTTTCTGATTTTGCTAAAATGCCTGAAACAATGCGCCAATTAAGTTGGGTGCAATTCTTTT from Flavobacterium haoranii encodes:
- a CDS encoding MFS transporter, producing MEKRRLSFWEIWNMSFGFLGIQMGFALQNANASRILQIFGADVHELSWFWIIAPLMGLIVQPIIGHYSDNTWGKFGRRKPYFLTGALLASIGLVLMPQAEIFIALMPALWVGAGMLMIMDASFNIAMEPFRALVGDNLRADQHTLGFSVQTALIGIGAVVGSWLPYVLTHWFGISNQSTETSAVPQNLIYSFIIGALILVASILITIFTTKEYSPEELAQFTEEKISNESEEEVKESKLTDIFSDFAKMPETMRQLSWVQFFSWFGLFGMWVFTTPAIAQHIYGLAPDDIKNPDFQSAGDWVGIIFGVYNFVSAIFAFALPVIAKQVGRKKTHAISLVLGGIGLISMYFMPTKEALIFSMVLVGIAWASILAMPYAILAGSIKPKKMGVYMGIFNFFIVIPQIINALIGGPIVKYLYNDHAIYAIVTSGVSFLIAALLVMKVKDIKGE